The following DNA comes from Chloroflexota bacterium.
GGAAGTCCCACGCCAGGTCCTTGGCCTCGGAGAGACTCAGGATGGAGTAGGCATTGCCCAGCACGGTGACGCGCTGATCCAGACCCTTTGGCGGGGGCAGGAAGTCCAAGGCCTCGCCCAAGTGCGGGCGGATACCGTTGTGGCGGTAAATGCCATTGTTCTCCATCGCCGCAAACTGGTTCTCTATGTGATAGGTGCCCTTCGGGAACTCGATGCCAATTTCACTTGCACCCGGCGCGATCACCCTGTGCTTTAGCGCCAAGTCGATGTTGAACTGAGCGCCTTCCAGAGACAGCGGATCGGTGCCATAGACCGCCTTGTCCTTTGTCTCGTTAAGGATCTGACCGCCGAAATTGTACATCCACGTGCCCATCATGTAGAAGACGTAGTTCTGGTAAATGACCAGAGCCCATCTATTCTCTTCTGCATTGGTGAGCTTGCGGGACATGTCCAGCAAGTCTTCATAGCTCCAGTCCGGGGGCGGCATGTCAACGCCGGCCTGGGTGAGCAGGTCCTTATTCACGTGGAAGACCTCGCCACCAGACTGGAAGGGCACGCCATACAGATTCGGGCCCCAACTCCAGTTCACCAGCTCGCCGGCAAAGTAGTCCTCTTTGCTGCGCGGTCCTTTGGCGAAATAGGGGGTCAGTTCCTCGATAACTCCGGTGAGACCCCACTTGAGCGCCCAGTTAACCTGGTTGTAAGTGATGTCCACACCGGCCTCGCCAGCGGCAAACTCAGTGTTGCGCTTGGCAAATACACCGCCGTCAAACGTCCGGTCGGGCGTCGCCTCGATTGTGATGCCGAGAGATTCCTCAGCTACCGCGAAGGTCTCAGAGAGCGCCTTCCAGCGCGGATCTTCTTCCGCGTGGTAGTTGGAGATCTTCAGGACCGGCGTCTCCATCATCTCGGTCTTTTCCTCGGCCTTGGGCGCCTCGGCCATGTCGTCCTTCGGCGCGCCCGTAGTTGCCGCTGTGCCGCATGCGACCAGCAACGCAGCACCACCGGCTGCGGCGCCAGCGCCGAGCAACGATCGTCTCGTAAATGTCATGGGGGACTCCTCCTTTTTGGCTCTTCCCCAGCTAGAACCTGCAAATGAACGGGCCAATTCTATCGGCCATCAATTGCCCAGCCATGTTGCAAGTTCAGTCCCAAATTCAATTAGCCATTCGCACTCTAGTTGGCTAGGCTAGGAGAGATTATATACGTTCCGTCAAGGTGGGTCAAGGGCTCTTTCCGTACAGTTTACGCCGAAAAAAACCCTTCGAGAGGCCGCGGGGCGCCGCCTCATGACTTCGTCTCCCCAGTCTCTTGCACCTGCCTGGAACCTCTGCCCAAACCGGCAAATTTCCAGACGAGGCTTGGCCTCCCATTCAGCGGTTTGCATGCAAGAGAGTGCAAGGGGGCTGCAGTAGAGCTGGGCAACCAAACTTTCAAGAAGAGCGTCTTGCGGAGCTCTATCTCAACGCGCCCGTTCTGAGCAAACTACGCTTCCACCCGGATCGTAAAGAACTGCCATTTGGGCGTGCAGCGGTCGCGGAGCGTGTCGTCTTCAAGTATCAACTGATAGCAAGGCCAGATTTCCCATTCGCCCGGTTCATCAAGCTGTATCACAACACCGGTCTTGAATTCTTGGTACCGCACGACCTCCACCCCCTCATGAACTAACCCAAAGTCTTTCTCTTCGCCAGTGGGATGATTCACGGCAACAAACGTCCGCTTGAGCACCATCGGCGGCACCCGTAGGTTTTGGA
Coding sequences within:
- a CDS encoding extracellular solute-binding protein, translated to MTFTRRSLLGAGAAAGGAALLVACGTAATTGAPKDDMAEAPKAEEKTEMMETPVLKISNYHAEEDPRWKALSETFAVAEESLGITIEATPDRTFDGGVFAKRNTEFAAGEAGVDITYNQVNWALKWGLTGVIEELTPYFAKGPRSKEDYFAGELVNWSWGPNLYGVPFQSGGEVFHVNKDLLTQAGVDMPPPDWSYEDLLDMSRKLTNAEENRWALVIYQNYVFYMMGTWMYNFGGQILNETKDKAVYGTDPLSLEGAQFNIDLALKHRVIAPGASEIGIEFPKGTYHIENQFAAMENNGIYRHNGIRPHLGEALDFLPPPKGLDQRVTVLGNAYSILSLSEAKDLAWDFLSWFHSDESMLETPHFGSIAWPPVIEYATHPVWLEPFKGTRVTDVVDVWISGGHDAMIVPEGTEAWGIDIEWTKKAISGEVTVPEAFRSSAEEMNVLFSQRPPEWAMT